From the Gemmatimonadota bacterium genome, one window contains:
- a CDS encoding beta-propeller fold lactonase family protein encodes MADSSGGRPVVFVSLTGDEQIKAYDQDRETGSLTLRSTSDAHGPSGALCLHPSGNLMYDAHVESTTLAAFRLDTGSGELTLINKVDTGIGIPAHLVTDRRGRFLLTVYYGGGGITVHLLGEDGAIGELVQYIDTGEKAHAVLLTVEDRYVIVPHVCPTNKTSQFRFDAETGLLAPNDPAVLDPPDDETGPRHICFRPEGDVAYIVNEQDNTVTAHRFDAERGTLTIFQNVSTLPDGYEEGGATAHVEVHRNGKWAYASNRGHDSIVGFNVAEDGALTAFGHVPVPASPRSFNIDPDGRYLYCAGEAAGVMTAYRVDQSDGSLHPLRDYTVGDKPFWVMATTLA; translated from the coding sequence ATGGCTGATTCCTCAGGAGGGCGCCCGGTGGTTTTCGTTTCGTTAACCGGCGATGAACAGATAAAGGCGTACGATCAGGACCGTGAGACGGGTTCCCTGACCCTGCGTTCGACCAGCGACGCCCACGGCCCTTCGGGGGCGCTGTGCCTGCACCCGTCCGGGAACCTGATGTACGACGCGCACGTGGAATCCACGACGCTGGCGGCCTTTCGGCTGGACACCGGCTCCGGTGAACTCACCCTGATCAACAAGGTGGACACCGGGATCGGGATCCCCGCGCACCTCGTTACGGACCGGCGGGGCCGCTTCCTGCTCACCGTCTACTACGGCGGCGGCGGCATCACCGTGCACCTCCTGGGGGAAGACGGCGCGATCGGCGAACTCGTCCAATACATCGATACCGGCGAAAAGGCCCATGCGGTCCTTCTGACCGTCGAGGACCGGTACGTGATCGTCCCCCACGTCTGTCCCACCAACAAGACCAGCCAGTTCCGGTTCGACGCGGAAACGGGGTTGCTTGCCCCCAACGATCCCGCGGTCCTGGATCCGCCGGACGACGAAACGGGCCCGCGGCATATCTGCTTCCGGCCGGAAGGCGACGTGGCCTACATCGTCAACGAGCAGGACAATACGGTCACGGCGCACCGCTTCGATGCCGAACGCGGAACGCTTACGATCTTTCAGAACGTCTCCACGCTGCCCGACGGCTACGAGGAAGGTGGAGCCACCGCGCACGTCGAGGTGCATCGCAACGGGAAATGGGCCTATGCTTCCAACCGGGGGCACGACAGCATCGTGGGTTTCAACGTGGCGGAGGACGGTGCGCTGACCGCCTTCGGGCATGTGCCCGTTCCGGCCAGTCCGCGGTCCTTCAACATCGACCCGGACGGGCGGTATCTCTACTGCGCCGGCGAGGCGGCGGGCGTGATGACGGCGTATCGCGTGGACCAGTCCGACGGCAGCCTGCATCCGCTCCGGGATTATACCGTGGGGGACAAGCCCTTCTGGGTCATGGCGACGACTTTGGCCTGA